The following proteins are co-located in the Fusobacteria bacterium ZRK30 genome:
- the nifU gene encoding Fe-S cluster assembly scaffold protein NifU: protein MMYTKKLMDHFMNPRNVGVIENPDGYAKVGSPSCGDMMEIFLKIEDEIIRDAKFRTFGCASAIASSSVTTEMILNKTIEEALQLTNKSIVQNLDGLPASKLHCSVLAEEVINAAIEDYTSKKQKT from the coding sequence TTGATGTATACAAAAAAATTAATGGATCATTTTATGAATCCTAGAAATGTCGGGGTAATTGAAAACCCTGATGGATATGCAAAAGTTGGAAGCCCATCTTGCGGGGATATGATGGAGATCTTCTTAAAGATAGAAGATGAAATAATCAGAGATGCAAAATTTAGAACATTTGGATGTGCATCAGCTATCGCCTCCTCATCTGTGACAACAGAGATGATTCTAAATAAAACTATAGAAGAAGCATTACAATTGACAAATAAATCTATTGTACAAAATTTAGATGGGTTACCGGCATCAAAATTACATTGTTCCGTCTTGGCTGAAGAAGTTATAAATGCAGCAATAGAAGATTATACTTCTAAAAAACAAAAGACTTAA
- a CDS encoding alanine:cation symporter family protein, with translation MEVLINGLNGIIWSPVLVYLCLGAGLFFTLKTSGVQFVMIKEMIRLLLGKDVKEGEKSEDSISGFEAMCMSVSGRVGTGNIAGVATAIALGGPGSIFWLWVISLLGAASSYVESTLGQLYKEKFEGGYRGGPAYYFKKGLLGGKTWYGNLFALSTVLAMLICMPSTQSNVIAGSLNTAVGVPEWVTGLIIVGFLSVIVFGGAKRLAKFAGIVVPFMAVIYIIIAVVVLALNAGDIIPSLTLIVKSAFGKEEAFAGIAGAAISWGVKRGIYSNEAGQGTGPASAAAADTSHPAKQGLIQAFSIYIDSIFVCTATALMIIITGAYKVFDGVTGKAIYAGKGATSSMSMGTVGAANTSTALDIGIGYGAYIVAIAIVFFAFTTLLAFFWNGDTALVYLTKGSEKGKKIRFILKLIYLGFTFSGSVAAGGMAWTFGDIGIGIMAWINIVGILIMHKPAIACLKDYKLRMKENREDEWDFNPNKIGIEGEFAVWDEIRREGRDAVIVEKGAAELKIS, from the coding sequence ATGGAAGTTTTAATTAATGGATTAAATGGTATTATTTGGTCGCCGGTACTTGTATATCTTTGTTTAGGTGCAGGACTATTCTTTACACTAAAAACAAGCGGTGTTCAATTTGTGATGATTAAGGAGATGATAAGGCTATTATTGGGAAAAGATGTTAAAGAGGGAGAGAAATCAGAGGATTCAATAAGCGGATTTGAAGCCATGTGTATGTCGGTTTCTGGAAGGGTAGGAACTGGAAACATTGCAGGAGTAGCTACAGCCATAGCATTGGGAGGACCCGGGTCTATATTTTGGTTATGGGTAATCTCATTATTAGGCGCTGCCTCATCATATGTGGAATCTACATTGGGACAATTATATAAAGAAAAATTTGAAGGTGGATACAGAGGAGGACCGGCTTATTACTTTAAAAAAGGATTATTAGGCGGGAAGACCTGGTATGGAAATTTATTTGCCTTATCTACAGTGCTGGCTATGCTTATATGTATGCCTTCGACTCAATCAAATGTAATTGCAGGAAGTTTAAACACAGCAGTAGGAGTTCCAGAGTGGGTAACAGGATTAATTATTGTAGGATTTTTAAGTGTTATTGTTTTTGGTGGAGCTAAGAGGTTAGCGAAGTTTGCCGGGATAGTGGTTCCATTTATGGCGGTAATATATATAATTATTGCAGTGGTAGTGCTGGCACTCAATGCTGGGGATATCATCCCATCACTGACTTTAATAGTTAAATCTGCATTTGGAAAAGAAGAGGCTTTTGCAGGGATTGCTGGTGCAGCAATATCTTGGGGTGTAAAAAGAGGTATTTATTCAAATGAAGCAGGGCAGGGAACGGGACCAGCTTCAGCAGCAGCAGCAGACACATCGCATCCTGCCAAGCAGGGATTGATACAGGCATTTTCTATCTACATCGATTCGATATTTGTATGTACAGCTACAGCCTTGATGATCATCATTACAGGAGCATATAAGGTTTTTGATGGAGTTACCGGTAAGGCAATTTATGCAGGAAAGGGTGCAACCTCTAGTATGAGTATGGGAACAGTAGGAGCAGCTAATACATCTACAGCTTTAGATATCGGTATTGGGTATGGTGCATATATAGTTGCCATAGCTATTGTATTCTTCGCCTTTACTACACTATTAGCATTTTTCTGGAATGGAGATACAGCATTAGTTTATCTAACTAAGGGCAGTGAAAAAGGGAAAAAAATCAGGTTTATTCTAAAATTAATATATCTTGGATTTACATTTTCAGGTTCTGTAGCAGCAGGAGGAATGGCTTGGACCTTTGGAGATATCGGAATAGGAATAATGGCATGGATAAACATAGTAGGAATTTTAATTATGCATAAACCGGCAATTGCCTGCCTGAAAGATTATAAATTAAGGATGAAGGAAAACAGGGAAGATGAGTGGGACTTCAACCCAAATAAGATTGGAATAGAAGGAGAATTTGCTGTCTGGGATGAAATAAGAAGAGAAGGAAGAGACGCAGTAATAGTTGAAAAAGGTGCAGCAGAATTAAAAATATCATAA
- a CDS encoding NAD/NADP octopine/nopaline dehydrogenase family protein gives MLNKFFLSFVNSKTLGQIKTPVMREGEKYILDKNSRFFTDDIFYGIAITKWLADKYEIEVPMVNKLLNWSQSYLNLDLLKNDVLNTEYEYNGVKVGIPTKYKTYQEIDLKK, from the coding sequence ATACTCAATAAATTTTTTTTATCTTTTGTAAATTCCAAAACTCTTGGACAGATAAAAACCCCGGTAATGAGAGAAGGTGAAAAGTATATTTTAGATAAAAACAGTAGATTTTTTACAGATGATATATTTTATGGAATTGCCATAACAAAATGGCTTGCAGATAAATATGAGATAGAAGTTCCTATGGTTAATAAACTCCTAAATTGGAGCCAAAGTTATTTAAATTTAGATCTTTTAAAAAATGATGTGCTAAATACTGAATATGAGTACAATGGTGTAAAAGTTGGGATACCAACAAAATATAAAACATATCAAGAGATAGACCTAAAAAAATAA
- a CDS encoding BCCT family transporter, which produces MEKKKKTVQKSKTRLKKPKFETDKLKGKTKLLHSRNINKWGFDFHPQVSIISGLLVLFFIGSTLKDPIMVNKVLSGVKDNITNNWNWFFIISANIFLVFPIYLMFSKLGEVRLGGPKAKPEYTNFGWYSMLISAGMGIGLMFWSVGEPLYHATGKMPITDGNSIGEALGVTFYHWGFHPWGIYALVALSLAFFAYNRGLPLSLRSVFYPIFKDRVFGWIGDIIDITAVISCLFGLATSLGFGSQQINAGLNFLFGVPQSPKIQVLIIVIITFIATISVVSGIGKGVRILSELNMKVATVFLIMIIVLGPTLYIVRAFNNGLGFYLNNLISISFFTENGNKWQGSWTIFYWAWWISWSPFVGMFIARISKGRTVREFILAILIVPTLLSFIWMSAFGGTALFQNSVDGGALLDAVNNNVATSLFAMIQNLDISSSFKMILSITGTFLVISFFVTSSDSGSLVVDNLTSGGKTDSPISQRIFWAVMQGTIAAALLIAGGSEALSALQTGVIISGLPFTVMLLAMTYSLHIGLRDDLKKLKQYRSDKLLNKMFNEKIYGEFHKDEPVKEI; this is translated from the coding sequence ATGGAGAAAAAAAAGAAGACAGTACAAAAATCAAAAACAAGGTTAAAAAAACCAAAGTTTGAAACCGATAAACTAAAGGGAAAAACAAAGTTATTACATTCTAGAAATATTAATAAGTGGGGGTTTGATTTTCACCCACAGGTATCTATTATTTCCGGATTGCTGGTTTTATTCTTTATAGGCTCTACTTTAAAAGACCCAATTATGGTAAATAAAGTTTTGAGTGGGGTTAAAGATAATATAACCAATAATTGGAATTGGTTTTTTATTATAAGCGCAAATATATTTTTGGTCTTCCCTATTTACCTTATGTTTAGTAAATTAGGAGAGGTTCGATTAGGAGGACCTAAGGCAAAACCAGAATATACTAATTTTGGATGGTATTCTATGCTTATAAGTGCCGGAATGGGTATCGGACTTATGTTCTGGAGTGTGGGAGAACCTCTTTATCATGCCACCGGTAAAATGCCAATAACCGATGGAAATTCAATTGGAGAAGCTTTAGGAGTAACTTTTTATCATTGGGGATTTCATCCATGGGGGATCTATGCTCTGGTAGCCCTATCCCTGGCATTCTTTGCATATAACAGAGGATTACCTCTTTCTTTGAGATCTGTTTTTTATCCAATATTTAAAGACAGGGTCTTCGGTTGGATAGGAGATATTATCGATATCACAGCTGTAATTTCATGTCTTTTTGGACTGGCCACTTCCCTTGGATTTGGTTCCCAGCAAATAAATGCAGGGTTAAATTTTTTATTTGGGGTTCCTCAATCACCGAAAATTCAAGTGTTGATTATAGTTATCATCACATTTATAGCAACTATATCTGTTGTTTCCGGGATAGGAAAGGGTGTTAGAATCCTTTCGGAATTGAATATGAAAGTTGCTACTGTTTTTCTTATTATGATTATAGTTTTAGGCCCGACCCTTTATATTGTAAGAGCTTTTAATAATGGACTGGGATTTTATCTGAACAACTTAATTTCAATAAGTTTCTTTACTGAAAACGGAAACAAGTGGCAGGGATCATGGACTATTTTCTATTGGGCATGGTGGATTTCATGGTCTCCATTTGTAGGAATGTTTATTGCTAGAATCTCAAAAGGAAGAACAGTCAGAGAATTTATATTAGCTATCCTTATAGTCCCAACATTATTAAGTTTTATCTGGATGTCTGCTTTTGGCGGAACAGCCTTATTTCAAAACAGTGTAGATGGCGGTGCTCTGCTGGATGCAGTTAATAATAATGTGGCTACTTCACTGTTTGCAATGATTCAAAATCTAGATATATCTTCATCTTTTAAAATGATTCTTTCAATAACGGGGACATTCTTAGTTATATCATTCTTCGTCACTTCATCGGATTCAGGATCTCTTGTGGTTGATAATCTAACTTCCGGAGGAAAGACAGACTCTCCAATTTCCCAGAGAATATTCTGGGCTGTGATGCAGGGAACCATAGCAGCAGCACTTTTAATAGCCGGAGGAAGCGAGGCCCTGAGTGCTCTTCAAACAGGTGTAATTATTTCAGGTCTGCCCTTTACAGTTATGCTCCTTGCTATGACTTATAGTTTACATATCGGTCTTCGGGATGACTTGAAAAAACTTAAACAATATAGAAGTGATAAGCTTCTAAATAAAATGTTTAACGAGAAAATATACGGTGAATTTCATAAAGATGAACCAGTAAAAGAAATTTAA
- a CDS encoding GNAT family N-acetyltransferase: MNIYLKKLELEEPIKIFNLLQETVEEGWGLLDSMTLEEFQEYLVDKYNEDLGINLKDGRVPQTTYWLYADQILCGMIVVRRQINESLLKRGGHIGYYIKKDCRRKGYGEKMLGLCLDLLKKEGMDRVLITCDIDNKGSQKIIEGNGGILENIIDRSKRYWITIN, encoded by the coding sequence ATGAATATATATTTAAAAAAATTAGAATTAGAAGAACCAATTAAAATTTTTAATTTACTCCAAGAAACAGTTGAAGAAGGATGGGGATTACTAGATTCAATGACTCTTGAAGAATTTCAAGAATATTTAGTGGACAAATATAATGAAGATTTAGGAATTAATTTAAAGGATGGAAGAGTTCCCCAGACAACTTATTGGCTTTATGCAGATCAAATTTTGTGTGGAATGATTGTTGTTAGAAGACAAATTAATGAATCTCTGCTCAAAAGAGGAGGACACATTGGGTATTATATAAAAAAAGATTGTAGGAGAAAAGGTTATGGTGAAAAAATGCTGGGATTGTGTTTAGACCTTTTGAAGAAAGAAGGTATGGATAGAGTATTAATTACATGTGATATTGACAATAAAGGTTCACAAAAAATTATAGAAGGTAATGGAGGAATTCTTGAAAATATAATAGATAGAAGTAAAAGATATTGGATAACTATTAATTAA
- a CDS encoding DUF1847 domain-containing protein, with protein sequence MECALCQNKICLRGIECDKFYGINSKTENIKHYLGSDSDTRILNTSSKIPKNISRIEEVSTYIDFMGIKVVGIGFCKGLQKEGEILHNYLTGKGVECHSVICGHASIDNEDLNLRKKNKDAFEVSCNPYGQATIMNNLKTELNIALGFCIGHDILFSKYSESPVTTLVVKDRVNKHCPTIGFMSKEK encoded by the coding sequence ATGGAATGTGCATTATGTCAAAATAAAATATGTCTTAGAGGTATAGAGTGTGATAAATTTTATGGAATAAATTCAAAAACAGAAAATATAAAACATTATTTAGGGTCTGATTCAGATACTAGAATATTAAATACAAGTTCTAAAATACCTAAAAATATTTCAAGAATAGAAGAAGTTTCTACCTATATTGATTTTATGGGAATAAAAGTTGTAGGTATAGGATTTTGTAAAGGCCTTCAAAAAGAGGGTGAAATATTACATAATTACCTTACTGGTAAGGGTGTAGAATGCCATTCAGTTATTTGCGGACACGCTAGTATAGATAATGAAGATTTAAATTTAAGAAAAAAAAATAAAGATGCTTTTGAAGTTAGTTGTAACCCATATGGACAAGCAACTATTATGAATAATTTAAAAACAGAATTAAACATTGCTTTGGGATTCTGTATCGGTCATGATATTCTATTTTCTAAATATTCAGAATCACCTGTAACAACTTTGGTTGTTAAAGACAGGGTCAATAAACATTGTCCTACAATTGGTTTTATGAGCAAAGAAAAATAG
- a CDS encoding 4Fe-4S binding protein codes for MAYRINEGECIACGACEPVCPVECISEVADGKRKIDEDACIDCGACAGVCPVECIASVE; via the coding sequence ATGGCTTATAGAATCAATGAAGGTGAATGTATTGCCTGCGGTGCTTGTGAACCAGTATGCCCAGTAGAGTGTATCTCCGAGGTAGCAGATGGTAAAAGAAAAATTGATGAGGATGCATGTATAGATTGTGGTGCCTGTGCAGGAGTATGTCCTGTGGAATGTATAGCTTCGGTAGAATAA
- the hcp gene encoding hydroxylamine reductase, translating to MSMFCYQCQETAMNKGCTVRGVCGKTPETAKLQDLLIYTAKGVSAYCNVLEGKTKVSGDKYKWVVNSLFMTITNSNFNDEAIMAEIRKGHAYKKELEAKVGELGVTIPDKYLQFLQCTYHITSEDDSVEFGEKGISTPNENNPLLDSACSISSKESMIEFGEKVGVLRTENEDVRSLRELITYGLKGMSAYVEHAMNLGSENCDIYSFMTRALAELDNDALSVDELVALTLETGKYGVEAMALLDGANTSTYGNPEATQVNIGVKNNPGILISGHDLKDLEQLLEQTKGTGVDVYTHSEMLPANSYPAFKKYDNLAGNYGGSWWHQTKEFISFNGPVLFTSNCIVPPRGQASEYIDRIYTTNSAGLTGAKHILKDKDGKKDFSAIIEHAKKCAPPIEIETGTVTGGFAHNQILAVADKVVEAVKSGAIKKFFVMGGCDARMQDRKYYTEFAEKLPKDTVILTAGCAKYRYNKLDLGDIGGIPRVLDAGQCNDSYSLAVVAMKLQEVFGLDDINDLPIVFNIGWYEQKAVLVLLALLHLGIKNIHVGPTLPAFLSPNVTNVLVENFGIGTISDVDSDLAKFL from the coding sequence ATGTCAATGTTTTGTTATCAGTGCCAGGAAACAGCCATGAATAAAGGATGTACTGTTAGAGGAGTCTGTGGAAAAACTCCGGAAACTGCTAAATTACAAGATTTACTTATCTATACGGCTAAGGGAGTTTCAGCATACTGCAATGTATTAGAAGGTAAAACTAAAGTGTCGGGAGATAAATATAAATGGGTTGTAAACTCTTTATTCATGACTATCACTAACTCAAATTTTAATGATGAAGCTATTATGGCTGAGATAAGAAAAGGTCATGCTTATAAAAAAGAATTAGAAGCAAAAGTTGGTGAATTAGGAGTAACTATTCCTGATAAATATCTTCAATTTTTACAATGTACTTATCATATTACTTCTGAAGACGATAGTGTAGAATTTGGCGAGAAGGGCATTTCTACACCAAATGAGAATAATCCACTCTTAGACAGTGCCTGTAGTATTTCTTCTAAAGAAAGTATGATTGAATTTGGAGAAAAAGTAGGAGTACTTAGAACTGAAAATGAAGATGTTAGATCTTTAAGAGAACTTATTACTTATGGTCTAAAAGGTATGAGTGCTTATGTTGAACATGCGATGAACCTTGGTTCAGAAAATTGCGATATATATAGTTTTATGACTAGAGCGTTGGCTGAATTAGATAATGATGCTCTATCTGTAGATGAGTTAGTAGCTCTTACTTTAGAAACAGGAAAATATGGTGTAGAAGCTATGGCACTTCTTGATGGTGCAAATACTAGTACATATGGGAATCCTGAGGCAACTCAGGTAAACATTGGTGTAAAAAATAATCCAGGTATATTAATATCAGGACACGATTTAAAAGATTTAGAGCAGCTATTAGAACAAACAAAGGGAACAGGAGTAGATGTATATACTCATTCTGAAATGTTACCTGCTAACTCTTATCCTGCATTTAAAAAATATGATAATTTAGCTGGAAACTATGGTGGTTCCTGGTGGCATCAAACTAAAGAATTTATTTCATTTAATGGTCCAGTTTTATTTACAAGTAACTGTATAGTACCTCCTAGAGGGCAAGCTTCAGAATACATTGATAGAATCTATACTACCAATTCAGCTGGATTAACAGGTGCTAAACATATCCTCAAAGATAAAGATGGTAAAAAAGATTTTTCTGCAATTATAGAACATGCTAAAAAATGTGCTCCTCCTATAGAAATAGAAACTGGTACTGTTACTGGCGGTTTTGCTCATAACCAAATACTAGCTGTTGCTGATAAAGTAGTTGAAGCAGTTAAATCTGGTGCAATCAAAAAGTTCTTCGTTATGGGTGGTTGTGACGCCAGGATGCAGGATAGAAAATATTATACTGAATTTGCTGAAAAATTACCAAAGGATACTGTAATTCTAACTGCCGGGTGTGCAAAATACAGATATAATAAATTAGATTTAGGAGATATTGGTGGGATACCAAGAGTCTTAGACGCTGGTCAATGTAATGACTCTTATTCTTTAGCAGTTGTAGCTATGAAATTACAAGAAGTTTTCGGATTGGATGATATAAATGATCTTCCTATTGTGTTTAATATTGGATGGTATGAGCAAAAAGCAGTTCTTGTACTATTAGCATTATTACATCTAGGCATCAAAAATATTCATGTAGGACCAACTCTTCCTGCATTTTTATCACCAAACGTTACTAATGTATTAGTTGAAAATTTTGGCATTGGAACTATCAGTGATGTAGATAGTGATCTAGCTAAATTCTTATAA